From Carya illinoinensis cultivar Pawnee chromosome 5, C.illinoinensisPawnee_v1, whole genome shotgun sequence, one genomic window encodes:
- the LOC122310737 gene encoding uncharacterized protein LOC122310737 — MAKPKNQTKPTKIIHQNQNHQPLKSEKSPSWSVIRGILTCRDLQTLQQHQQLQQQKQQQKQQQQKRQQQNGQRLQQQEQALEESTAKKCKKVKWSGSLSSNTKVMHRPESGSSEVHKKRASTGSNRNDASTRSLKAPLREPNMVLSSTTTSFPASSNSSIGGSFIGMPFSRFSGCYECRMVVDPVLGFTRDPSLRGSICSCPECGEIFMKAENLELHQAVRHAVSELGPEDTSKNIVEIIFQSSWLNKQIPICKIDRILKVHNTQKTISRFEEYRDSIKAKATKLLNKHPRCIADGNELLRFHCTTFVCSLGLNGSSNLCNSIPRCNVCSIIKNGFKVFGEPAGGAAEQGILTTATSGNAHDKAGVSVEDSNDKKAMLVCRVIAGRVKKNMEGSVEEYDSVAGAMGLYSNLDELYVINPRAILPCFVVIYGGF; from the exons ATGGCTaaacccaaaaaccaaacaaaacctaCCAAGATTAtccaccaaaaccaaaaccaccaGCCTCTAAAATCTGAGAAATCACCCTCATGGTCAGTTATTAGAGGCATTTTGACCTGTAGAGATCTCCAAACACTACAACAGCATCAACAATTGCAACAACAAAAGCAGCAGCAAAAGCAACAGCAACAAAAGCGGCAACAACAGAATGGGCAACGACTGCAACAACAAGAGCAAGCCCTGGAGGAGAGTACTGCCAAGAAATGCAAGAAAGTGAAGTGGTCTGGTTCACTCTCTAGCAACACAAAGGTCATGCACAGACCTGAATCAGGATCCTCTGAAGTCCACAAGAAAAGGGCCTCAACGGGTTCGAATAGAAATGATGCTTCTACAAGATCCCTGAAAGCTCCTCTGCGTGAACCCAATATGGTTCTTTCTTCTACTACTACTTCGTTCCCTGCATCTTCCAATTCATCCATTGGTGGGTCTTTCATAGGAATGCCTTTCAGTAGATTCTCTGGCTGCTATGAGTGTAGAATGGTGGTAGATCCTGTACTTGGTTTCACCAGAGACCCTTCTCTCAGGGGTAGCATCTGTTCTTGCCCTGAATGTGGTGAGATCTTTATGAAAGCTGAAAATCTGGAGCTTCATCAGGCTGTTAGGCACGCAG TATCTGAACTGGGTCCTGAAGAcacaagcaaaaacatagtggaaaTCATATTCCAGTCAAGCTGGCTGAACAAACAAATTCCCATCTGCAAAATTGACCGCATCCTGAAAGTCCACAACACCCAGAAAACCATCTCGAGATTCGAGGAGTACAGAGACTCCATTAAAGCCAAAGCCACCAAGCTGCTCAACAAACACCCGCGTTGCATAGCAGACGGCAACGAGCTCCTTAGGTTCCACTGCACCACCTTTGTCTGCTCACTGGGGCTGAACGGTTCCTCCAATCTCTGCAATTCAATCCCACGATGCAATGTCTGCAGTATTATAAAGAATGGCTTCAAGGTTTTCGGAGAACCTGCCGGAGGAGCAGCTGAGCAGGGAATTTTGACAACTGCGACGAGTGGGAACGCGCATGACAAAGCTGGAGTGTCAGTGGAGGATAGCAACGACAAAAAGGCCATGCTGGTTTGCCGAGTGATTGCAGGCAGGGTGAAGAAGAACATGGAGGGGAGTGTGGAGGAGTATGACTCTGTTGCCGGGGCTATGGGGCTCTACTCTAATTTGGACGAGTTGTATGTGATCAATCCTAGGGCCATTTTGCCTTGTTTTGTTGTCATCTATGGAGGCTTCTAA